One stretch of Labrenzia sp. CE80 DNA includes these proteins:
- a CDS encoding cysteine synthase A — protein MTVCKSVVDAIGNTPLIRLNALSEETGCEIFGKAEFMNPGQSVKDRPARQMILEAEARGELKPGGLIVEGTAGNTGIGLALVASARGYHTVIVIPETQTQEKKDMLRMCGAELIEVPAKPFKDPNNYQHVARRLAEELAANEPNGVLFADQWNNLDNRKAHYLTTGPEILKQTDGKIDGFICAVGSGGTLAGVSTYLREQKHGITIGCADPLGAGMYHLFKDGEAKATDGGSIAEGIGLGRSTPIIGDIKVEHPYAIPDEEALPLVFDLAEHEGLLLGGSSAINLAGARRLAKDMGPGHTIVTILCDHGTRSQSKLYNPTFLNSKNLPIPGWLEREGKLKAPLV, from the coding sequence ATGACCGTGTGCAAATCCGTCGTCGACGCCATCGGCAATACGCCTCTGATCCGCCTCAACGCTCTTTCCGAAGAGACCGGTTGCGAGATTTTCGGCAAGGCTGAATTCATGAACCCGGGCCAGTCGGTCAAGGACCGCCCCGCCCGGCAGATGATTTTGGAAGCCGAGGCCAGAGGCGAGTTGAAGCCAGGCGGGCTGATTGTTGAAGGTACCGCGGGCAACACGGGCATCGGCCTGGCTCTCGTGGCCAGCGCAAGGGGCTATCACACCGTCATTGTGATCCCCGAGACGCAGACCCAGGAAAAGAAGGACATGCTGCGCATGTGCGGCGCGGAGCTGATCGAAGTGCCCGCCAAGCCCTTCAAGGATCCGAACAACTATCAGCATGTAGCGCGCAGGCTTGCTGAAGAACTTGCTGCCAACGAACCAAACGGCGTCCTTTTCGCTGACCAGTGGAACAACCTGGACAACCGCAAGGCGCATTACCTGACCACCGGTCCGGAAATTCTCAAACAGACAGATGGCAAGATCGACGGTTTCATTTGCGCTGTGGGATCCGGCGGAACGCTCGCCGGTGTCTCCACATATCTGCGCGAACAAAAGCACGGCATAACCATCGGCTGCGCTGATCCGCTGGGCGCTGGCATGTATCACCTCTTCAAGGATGGCGAGGCAAAGGCCACGGATGGAGGCTCCATCGCCGAGGGCATCGGCCTTGGGCGCTCGACACCGATCATCGGCGACATCAAGGTCGAGCATCCCTATGCGATCCCGGACGAAGAAGCACTTCCGCTGGTTTTCGATCTGGCCGAACATGAAGGCTTGCTGCTTGGCGGCTCCTCCGCAATCAATCTGGCAGGCGCGCGCCGTTTGGCCAAGGACATGGGCCCAGGCCACACCATCGTGACGATCCTGTGTGACCACGGCACAAGAAGCCAATCCAAGCTCTACAATCCAACCTTCCTCAACTCCAAGAACCTCCCGATTCCCGGTTGGCTGGAACGCGAGGGCAAACTGAAAGCGCCTCTCGTCTGA
- a CDS encoding ChrR family anti-sigma-E factor: protein MEKNVTGLDELLAGFAAGTLAEPAQALVGAHLELSDDNRDYVASLEALAGLGIEEAQPVALSDRDDALAAIFASEPISVDTASPATGNVNESRDPRLPESLRRIVGGSLDGVAWKTLLPGVKECKFGEIDGCVASLLWVRAGRAMPSHTHEGTELTLVLQGGFKDSDGHFERGDIAFADQEVDHKPIADEGEDCICFAVTEGSLRLTGPVGRFFAPFMR from the coding sequence ATGGAAAAAAATGTCACCGGTCTGGATGAGCTGCTGGCGGGCTTCGCCGCGGGTACCCTGGCTGAGCCGGCTCAAGCCCTTGTCGGGGCGCATTTGGAGCTGTCCGACGACAACCGAGACTATGTTGCATCGCTCGAAGCGCTGGCAGGTCTTGGTATCGAGGAAGCGCAACCGGTTGCCCTGTCTGATCGGGATGATGCGTTGGCCGCGATTTTTGCATCCGAGCCAATTTCGGTCGATACGGCTTCTCCGGCAACCGGCAATGTCAACGAAAGCCGTGATCCGCGTTTGCCGGAAAGCCTGAGACGTATTGTCGGCGGCTCCCTGGATGGCGTCGCCTGGAAAACGCTGCTTCCGGGCGTGAAGGAATGCAAGTTCGGCGAAATAGACGGCTGTGTGGCTTCTCTGCTTTGGGTGCGGGCGGGGCGTGCAATGCCCTCTCACACCCATGAGGGCACTGAGCTGACGCTGGTTCTTCAAGGTGGCTTCAAGGATTCCGATGGTCATTTCGAACGGGGTGATATCGCCTTTGCCGATCAGGAAGTAGATCACAAGCCTATCGCCGATGAGGGCGAGGATTGCATCTGTTTCGCTGTGACTGAAGGAAGTTTGCGCCTCACGGGTCCTGTCGGCAGGTTTTTCGCGCCGTTCATGCGCTGA
- a CDS encoding SDR family NAD(P)-dependent oxidoreductase, which produces MTTEYVAQSADGCAWITGASSGIGRALALSLAAGGWKVAVTARSADKLADLAEAAEGLAGHIMAFPGDVSQADDMETLCDAITEALGPLALLVANAGVYMPQDGLDGDRQEWQTTIDVNLSGTVNVVLPVIAKMKAAGQGQIAIVSSVAGYRGLPTSAAYGATKAALINMAEALKFDLDKAGIRMQVINPGFVDTPATADNPFPMPHLVTVDEAVSEIRKGLVDPKRFEIAFPRAFVRQLKLLRILPYSLYFKLVSRSTGWDKT; this is translated from the coding sequence ATGACGACAGAGTATGTAGCGCAGTCCGCAGACGGGTGTGCCTGGATCACCGGCGCAAGTTCGGGGATTGGTCGTGCGCTTGCTTTGTCTCTTGCCGCTGGTGGCTGGAAAGTTGCGGTTACGGCGCGCTCTGCTGACAAACTTGCAGATCTCGCAGAAGCTGCGGAGGGGCTTGCTGGCCATATCATGGCGTTTCCTGGCGATGTTTCGCAAGCCGACGATATGGAGACGCTCTGTGATGCAATCACGGAGGCACTCGGACCCTTGGCGCTTCTGGTGGCCAATGCGGGTGTTTACATGCCGCAGGACGGGCTCGACGGTGATCGGCAGGAGTGGCAGACCACTATTGATGTCAATCTGAGCGGGACGGTCAATGTCGTCCTTCCCGTCATCGCAAAAATGAAGGCAGCTGGTCAGGGCCAGATTGCGATCGTCTCTTCAGTTGCCGGCTACCGTGGTCTTCCGACCTCTGCCGCTTATGGGGCGACGAAAGCGGCGTTGATCAACATGGCTGAAGCCCTGAAGTTTGACCTCGATAAAGCGGGTATCCGGATGCAGGTGATCAATCCCGGCTTTGTCGACACGCCGGCGACAGCTGACAACCCGTTCCCGATGCCGCATCTGGTGACCGTAGATGAGGCCGTCAGTGAGATCCGAAAGGGTCTTGTGGACCCGAAACGGTTCGAGATTGCATTTCCGAGAGCCTTCGTAAGGCAGCTCAAGTTGCTGCGGATACTGCCTTATTCTCTTTACTTCAAGCTGGTTTCCCGCTCAACAGGCTGGGACAAGACCTAA
- a CDS encoding cyclopropane-fatty-acyl-phospholipid synthase family protein, whose translation MNQVVIVSRDNAKQAMSGIPRMARMGFKILMKLQIGSLLVTVPDGRQYLFKGTEPGPTAEVMIHDWKFVNMVLQGGDVGVGEAFMAGYWSSPDTTTFLELFCINRDATLEALKGKPFVRLVLGIRHWLNANTRKGSQRNISAHYDLGNAFYKEWLDPSMTYSSAIFDERTNDLEAAQKLKYASLVRETDIQSGHDVLEIGCGWGGFAEFVGKEVGANVKALTISREQYDYARERIFKAGLNEKVNVVFQDYRDERSTFDRIASIEMFEAVGERYWPTYFQQLSACLKPGGRAGLQIITIQDRMFEDYRSSPDFIQRHIFPGGMLPPPGKLAEISKHLGLNLEEQKIFGQDYARTLAEWRMRFREAWPRISPLGFDERFKRLWEFYLHYCEAGFRSGNIDVRQMVYVKNS comes from the coding sequence ATGAATCAAGTCGTTATTGTTAGCCGCGACAACGCAAAACAAGCAATGTCCGGCATTCCCCGCATGGCGCGAATGGGCTTCAAAATACTGATGAAGCTCCAGATCGGCTCGTTGCTGGTCACCGTCCCCGATGGGCGGCAGTATCTCTTCAAAGGCACGGAGCCTGGGCCCACGGCCGAAGTCATGATCCACGACTGGAAGTTCGTGAACATGGTGCTTCAGGGCGGTGATGTTGGCGTTGGAGAAGCCTTCATGGCCGGCTACTGGTCATCACCAGACACCACCACCTTTTTGGAACTCTTCTGCATAAACCGGGATGCAACGCTCGAAGCGCTGAAGGGAAAGCCATTCGTCCGGTTAGTCCTGGGCATCAGGCATTGGCTCAACGCCAACACCCGCAAAGGGTCGCAGCGCAATATCTCGGCGCATTATGATCTGGGAAATGCCTTCTACAAGGAATGGCTCGATCCTTCGATGACCTATTCCTCGGCCATCTTCGATGAGCGGACCAATGATCTCGAGGCAGCTCAGAAACTGAAATATGCCTCTCTGGTGCGTGAGACTGACATCCAGTCAGGTCATGACGTGCTCGAGATCGGCTGCGGCTGGGGCGGTTTTGCCGAGTTCGTCGGCAAGGAAGTGGGCGCCAACGTCAAGGCTCTGACCATTTCACGCGAGCAATATGACTATGCTCGCGAGCGAATCTTCAAGGCTGGCCTCAACGAAAAGGTCAACGTCGTCTTTCAAGACTATCGCGACGAGCGCAGCACATTTGACCGCATTGCCTCTATCGAGATGTTTGAAGCCGTCGGAGAGCGCTATTGGCCGACGTATTTTCAGCAGCTGTCAGCCTGCCTGAAGCCGGGCGGTCGCGCCGGGCTTCAAATCATCACAATCCAGGACCGGATGTTCGAGGACTACCGCAGCAGCCCGGACTTCATACAACGCCACATTTTCCCCGGCGGCATGCTGCCCCCCCCTGGAAAGCTCGCCGAGATCAGTAAGCATCTCGGGCTAAACCTCGAGGAGCAAAAGATATTCGGTCAGGACTACGCAAGGACACTCGCGGAATGGCGCATGCGGTTCCGGGAAGCCTGGCCCCGTATCAGCCCTCTCGGCTTTGACGAGCGGTTCAAGCGGCTCTGGGAATTCTATCTTCACTACTGTGAAGCCGGCTTCCGATCCGGGAATATTGACGTGCGCCAGATGGTCTATGTCAAGAACAGCTAA
- a CDS encoding DUF1365 domain-containing protein, which translates to MTRQTATSMEANGPPPNAAACLYSGSVMHARMKPVAHRFNYDVFSLLIDLDRLQDAKCLSPLFSIRRFNLVSFHPKDHGPRDGSDLRQHVDGLLEAQGLKRPSKVLLLAYPRILGTVFNPLAVYYAYDETDALVAVVYEVRNTFGDLHQYVAPVREGQLSSAGLRQDQEKLFYVSPFIDMDQHYHFRLMPPGKSVRIRILETDDEGPLLSATFSGDRKPLTSSVLLKLCIRIPLLTAKVVGGIHWQAFKIWRKRVRFYPRPAPGASRQSSSDHPSGPLAAG; encoded by the coding sequence ATGACGCGGCAAACAGCGACAAGTATGGAAGCAAACGGTCCACCGCCTAATGCTGCGGCCTGCCTTTACAGCGGTTCCGTGATGCATGCGCGGATGAAGCCCGTAGCACACCGGTTCAACTATGATGTGTTTTCGCTGCTCATAGATCTGGACCGGCTGCAGGACGCCAAATGTCTCTCACCGTTGTTTTCCATTCGCCGCTTCAATCTGGTCTCGTTCCATCCGAAAGATCACGGACCGCGAGACGGCTCGGATCTAAGACAGCATGTGGATGGGCTTCTTGAAGCCCAAGGGCTCAAGCGCCCCAGCAAAGTGCTGCTGCTGGCCTATCCGCGCATTCTCGGAACGGTCTTCAATCCGCTCGCCGTCTACTATGCCTATGACGAAACTGATGCGCTTGTCGCCGTGGTCTACGAAGTACGCAACACATTCGGCGATCTCCACCAGTACGTGGCGCCCGTCCGTGAAGGCCAACTAAGCTCGGCCGGCCTGCGCCAGGATCAGGAAAAGCTGTTTTATGTCTCCCCCTTCATCGACATGGATCAGCACTATCATTTTCGCCTAATGCCTCCCGGAAAATCCGTGAGGATCAGGATCCTTGAAACTGATGACGAAGGCCCGCTTTTGTCTGCCACTTTCAGCGGCGATCGCAAGCCCCTCACCTCCTCTGTCCTCCTGAAACTCTGCATCAGGATTCCGCTTCTGACCGCAAAGGTCGTCGGCGGGATCCATTGGCAGGCCTTTAAAATTTGGCGCAAGCGTGTACGATTTTATCCAAGGCCTGCGCCGGGAGCTTCAAGGCAATCTTCTTCCGATCACCCGAGCGGCCCGCTGGCGGCTGGATAA